The genomic interval CATGGTTCCCACTGTGATATGCGTGCAACTGTATCTTGCCAGTTTCTGGTTTGCCTTTTTTGATTCTTTCTTCAGGTGATTCTAAACCATGATCCAAAGAATTTCTTAATAAGTGAACAAGTGGATCACCTATTTCGTCAATTACAGTTCTGTCTAATTCTGTGTCTGCGCCTTTAATATCTAACTCTACTTTTTTATTCAAATCCTTCGATAAATCTCTTATCATTCTTGGGAATCGATTAAAGACTTGTTCAATCGGTACCATTCTCATATTTAAGATTAAGTTTTGTAAATCCCCACTAATTCTACTCATATGCTCTACCGATTCTACTAATTCAGAATGACCTAATTCTCTAGCTATTTGCTCCAATCTACCCCTGTCAATAACCAACTCACTAAATAAATTCATTAATACGTCTAAGCGTTCTATATCAACACGAATTGTTTTACTACTAATCGGTTTTGTCTTCATGGCAGCTTGGTTCTTTTCTGTCGGTTGTTTCTGTTCCTGCTTAGAACTGTCCAAAGCAGATTCTGATACAGTAGGCTCTACATCAGCTTTAATATCTTCATCTTCAGAGCTAATCGTTAAATCGATATTTTTAATCTCTACTTCGGCTACCTCTGATATGTTTACTAGTTTGCCTTTAATTAAATCCTTAGATTCTGCAGTTAAAAATACTAGTTCAAATGATAAATCAAATTTTTCATCTTCTAAATCTTCGACAGCTGGGTCAGCAAGGATTACTTCGCCTAAGCCCTCTAAAGCATCAAAAATCATAAACACTCGAGCAGCCTTAAGCATACAATCTTTACTTAATGAAATTGAAATATGTAAAGCATTATGCCCAGTCGACTGTGACTGTAAAATTACAGTTTTCTGATATTCATCAAGCAGATGCCCATAAGAACCGTCAACATTTCCATCGCTCTTATTATCCGTACTTGTAGCTTGCTTCGTTTCCTTTGCCGTCGGCTGCTGACCACTCGCAATTGCTTTTAATTGTTCAACAAGCGGAGCTACATTAGCTTTACCGTCTGAACCTTCAATAATTGAATACACCATTCCTTCTAACAAATCTACACTTTGAAAAATAACATCCATTATTTCTGGTGTTATTTCAGTAATCTCATTTCTAACTTGGTCTAATACATTTTCAAGCTCATGAGTTAGGTTTGCTATGTCTTCAAATCCCATAGTAGCGGACATACCTTTTATTGTATGGGCTGACCTAAATACGTTTTTCACGATATCTATGTCTTTCGGATTTTTTTCAAGTTCTAATAAATTGTCATTTATTGCTTGTAAATGCTCTTTTGACTCGTCAATAAACATATCTAAATATTGATTGGTATCCAATAAAAACACCTCTTTCTTATATGTAAATTTCTATTTCTAATCTTTAATATATTATAGCAATTCCATTATACCTTATTTCACAAAGATTATTAACAACAAATGCTCCTTTAGTACTAATTTTCTTGAAAAGATTTTATACAAACCACCCTGTTCCCCGATTTGTTATATAAAATATCATCACACATCATCTTAGTCATAATAATTCCTCGACCTCTTTCTTCAAAGCTGTAGATGTCTAACTCCCTTTGAAGTCTTTCTCTCCAGTTAAAACCTTCACCCTGATCTTCTATAGTAAATTTAGTAGTACTACCGCTAATTTCAACCTTAACAAAAACTTTCTTGCTTTTGTCAAGCTGATTCCCATGTTCAATTGCATTATTTAATAGTTCGTGGAAACAAAACAAAAATGCCTCCACTTCTTTTTCATCATAATGATAAATTAAAATTTCCCTAATTTCACTTTTTAATATATCAGCTTTTTGTAAACAGCTATCTATCTGAAAGCTATATAATTCCATCTTATAATCGCAACCTTTTGTTGATATATGTTTTATTATACATCTTTTCTTTATAACTTTTTAAAATCCTGCAAAACTTTAAAAAATATAATAAATTAAACAAGCAAAAGAATGTATAATTCAAACATTTATCATATTAAGTTTTGCTAATTTTCCTTTTAATATTATAAAATAACCACTGAACAAATATGAAAATTATACTAGCACTCCAAAAAGGCTCAAAGTAAAATTGCACGGACATACCACCTACAATAGGACCAAGAAACACACCCAACGAAAATGCAGCATAAAAAATACCGAAGGTTGTACCTCTACAGTTTGTATCGGTCTCATCCACAATAATGGCAGTCATAGCAGGAAAAATCAATCCAAATCCACAACCATAAAAAATCATCAACATTATAAATTGGTAGATTTCCTTCGCGAACGGTAATAGAGTCAACGTAATAGTTATTACAAAAAAACCAATTGCTAAAGGTACATATCTACCATAATAGTCAGACAAACGATTGACTGGCAGTAAAAACACAATAATTGCAACTATTGAAAATACACTAAATAAAAGTCCTGTTTCCTTGCTAGTGAAGCCTATACTCTCTAGATTAAGTGGAAAGGCATATGCTAACACTCCCATTGAAAACATTAGACTAAATCCCGATAAATAGGCGATTTTTAATTTATTACAATATAAAAGTCGTTTAAATTCTTCAACCGTAAGCTTTTGTAAATTTGATTCCTTTCTCGAGTAAGTTTCCTTTAGAAATATAAATGCCAATATTGCAGTAACAACTAATATTGATCCGATTGCTAAAAATACCGATTCATAGCCAAACCTTTCCTTGCCAATACCAGCAAGCATTGGTCCCAAAAGAGCAGCTATACCTACAGCAGCGCCAGCGTATCCCATTGATTTAGCAGTAGAGCTAGTCCTGCTGGAAGCTAAATCACCTGCATAGGTAAAAGCAGCTGGAATTAAAATTGCGCCACCAATGCCATGTAATATTCTTAGCCATAATAACTGTGTTGGCTCAGTTACCCATGCATATAACATCACAGCTACTCCCGCTACTAGCATACCACCGACGATTCCTACTTTGCGGCCAAATTGGTCTATTACTAAGCCCGCACCTAAATTACCTAGCATATTAGAGAACGAATAAGCCCCCATGATAATACCTATCAAAAGCGCACTGGCACCTAATGAGCTAACAAACGGAGATAATATAGGTAATTGAGCCATTGTATCAATAAAACTTACTACGATTACAAAATAAATAAATAGCATCATCTTGCTTTCACTCCACATTCATGTATTTATCATAACTGTATATATAATAACCTTATTTATAATAACTGAAAACGACAGCCTCGATATGATAATATCGTAAGATCTGTCGTTTTTCTATATATTTATATTTGTTTCTATTTTTGATATTTATATTTGCTTTTATTTTTGCCTGATTACATTTCCGTATGTGAGCCAACGCCATATCCATTCTAACGGCCCATATTTATACTTATTAAACCAAATAACACTTAATTTCACTTGAGTAATGTATATTGCAATTGCAATTAAAATACCCACAGCTGGACCTACGTTACCATACATACCTAGACCATAGCTATAAAAAATCGTTGTGCAAATCAAGGTCTGCAATATATAGTTACTCAATGCCATCCTACCAACGCTCGCAAATGGTCGTAAAAGTCTTTGCCACGTTTCCTTTTGTAGTAAGAGTAGGATTGAAGTCATATAAAAGATGCTTAATGCAGGGTCTCCAATAACCATGCCAACTTGATTCGTAAAATTATATACCGTTATCAACTCAAAGGATGCTTGGGCTTGACTATATACCTTCATGATTGTCATTGGCAAACCGAAGATAAGGCTCCAAAGCCATATTTTTTTAATGAGTCCTAAGTTAACAGAAACATTGGAGATAATCTTCCTTTTGCCAACATAAGCACCCATTAAAAACATAGGCAAAATCATAGGAACTCCAAATATTGCATATGTGAAAACAAAGCTTAGATCCGTAATTCTTTGCTGCATAATATCAGCATATGAGCCTTCACTATAAGCGAAATAAGAACTTTCGATTTGCTCATACATCTGGGCTAAAAACATTTGATTTTGAGCGTTATATTCTGCCATATCCATATTGGCATATGCCATTGATGCTATAAACAATAGACCCATAATTACAATAGATAGAATTAATAAAGTTATAGCCCAGACCAACATTGTTTTTGGTTTCCTATTAAAGAAAGCCAATAGTAGAAATCCTATTAATGCATACATTATTAAAATATCCCCATACCAGAAAAAGAATGCATGAATAAGACCAAACAGCAACAGAAAGAACAATCGTCGTGCGAACAATAGGCCTGCCTTTTTGTGCTTTTCCTGAGCCCGCTCCATAAATATCACAAATCCAACTCCAAATAAGAAGGAAAACATTGTGTAAAACTTACCTTCTGCAAGAAGTTGAATTCCATAATAAGCCCATCTATCTAACGGACTCTCCCATGGAATTTCCCCTATTACGTAATAATATACAATAGGTGTATTAAAATAAATCATATTCACCATTAGGATTCCTAACAGTGCAAATCCCCTTAAAATATCTAAGCTTGCTATACGTCTATTAGCTTCAATTGGTGTTAACTGTTCCACCAAGGTCACTCCCCTCTATAATAAATCTTAGTCAGTTCCTTTAATTTTTTATAGTCAATGTCTTCTAATTGTTCTACTGTCATTCTCCACTTCCAGTTGTTATCAACAGTTCCAGGGGTATTCATACGTGCATTCGCCCCTAAACATAGCAAGTCCTGCATAGGTACTAAAGCAATATCCGCATCGCTTTTATAAACCTGCTCAATAAATGACCAGCAAATATAATCAGACCATTGTTCGTTGTCTTCTATAGGCGTGTCTGCATTACACTTATACCAGCCTAATAATGTATCGTTATCATGGGTACCAGTATATACTACTGTATTTTTCATATAAAGGGGGATTTGGAAATTAGTAGCTAGATTTGCATCAATTTCAAATTGCATAACTAGCATCCCTGGAAACCCAGTTTCTTTTTTCAATACCTTAGCCCGCTCTGACAGTTCCCCTAAATCTTCAGCAATAAACGGAGCATTGCCAATCTGTTTTTGAATACTATTAAAGAAATCAAGGCCTGGCCCATCCTTCCATTCACCGTTAACTGCAACGTCTTCCGCAGCTGGTACAACCCAGTAATCGGCAAACGCTCGAAAATGATCTATTCTGATATAATCAACCATCGCTAGCATATGTCTAATTCTAGTAACCCACCAACTATAATCATCCTGTTTCATAATATCCCAATTATAAATAGGATTGCCCCAGAGCTGGCCAGTCTCACTGAAGTAGTCTGGAGGCACCCCTGCCTTTTGAGTAACATTTCCTTCGTTGTCTAACTTAAATAAATCTTGATTTAGCCATACCTCACAACTATCATGCGCTACATATATAGGCATATCGCCGATGATTTTGACACCTTTACTATTAGCATAGTCTTTCAATGTATGCCATTGCTTAAAAAACAAGTATTGCAAGAATTCCTCTTGTTGTATTTGTTCCGATAGAAGCTCACTATAATAACTAACGGATTTTTCGTTCCTAGCAGCAATAGCAGCATCCCAATTAACCCATGATTGATTATTAAAATGTTGCTTAAGTGCTGAAAACAGTGCATAATCAGCTAGCCATTTAGAATGCTCTTGTTTGAATTGCTCAAACTCTTCCGCTAAAACAGGAAATGTCTGACTTTGAAAATTTGTAAATGCTTTTTTCAAGATCTCATACTTTACTTTTTTAACTAATTCAAAGTCTATAGAGTCATTAGTCAGCTCCACATTATTAACTTCATATAAATCTGCATCTGTTAGTAAACCTAATTCTCTTAAATTATCAATATCAATCAATAGTGGGTTACCTGCATAAACAGACAGGCATTGATAGGGTGATTCTCCATAACCAACTGGGTTCAAGGGTAGTATTTGCCATAGTTTTTGCTTGCTTTTACTTAGAAAATCTATAAAACAGAATGCATTTGTACCAAAATCGCCTATCCCATAATTAGATGGTAAGGAACTAGGGTGCAATAATACCCCTGACTTCCTTTCTGTTGCGCCACTTCTTCCCCAACGGTCTAAAAGTAACACCTTGCCTTCAAGGGGTTTGAGTTGAATATTACAAATACCATCCTTAACTATAACTTCTCTATAATCATCCAGAGCATCAACTAAGCTTCCATCTTTAATAATATTGTTGATGTTCAATGTAATTAGTTTTTCTTCAGTTTCAGAGGCATTAAGGATTACGAGGGCGAAATTATTACATTTGCAAGAATTAAATTCATCCTTATTGTTAGCAATCTGTCTTTGATAGCCAAATACCGTTTCTTGCATATAAAAAGGGGCAAAGGAACCAGTCTTCAATACATCATATTCGTTTCTCAGGGCCGTTAATTTCTTATACCAATTAATTAACGACTTATTTTCATTTCCCCAAGGATACGTTTTACGATTTTGTGGGTCTTTACCACCTGTAATACCTGCTTCATCGCCATAGTATATACTTGGCACCCCAGGAAAAGTCATTTGCCAAAGGATAGCAAGCTTTACTTTTTTAAAAGTTTCATTTAGAGCTGTTAATAGTCTTGTAGAATCATGGGTGCCTAGTAGATTCATAGCACTATAAAAATATTCTTTAGGGTAGTTTTCATAGATACCCATAATTGAATAATATACATCTTTGGCAGTTATTCGATGCTGGAGAAAATTAATCACTGCGTCCCTGAATGGATAATTCATAACAGAATCAAGCTCAGATCCTAATAAATATTCTCTACGCTGACCATAGCTGATTTTGTTGGAAGCGTCCTCCCATACTTCTCCAATCAACACCGAATCGCTATCTATGTTTTTCATAGTTTTCCAAAAGCGTTTGATAAATTCGTCGGGTAGCTCATCAGCTACATCTAGTCGCCATCCTTTAGCCCCTAAATTCATCCATGTATTTAAAACACTATTATTCCCTGTGATAATAAACTCTTGATATGAGGGGTCCAGCTCATTCACATTTGGCATGACATCGACTCCCCACCAGCATTCATAATCATCTGGATATTCTCTAAAGCGATACCACGAATAATACGGTGAGTCCTTTGACTGATATGCACCAACAGATGGATAGTTTCCTTCTTTATTAAAATATATACTGTCACTACCTGTATGGCTAAATACACCATCGAGAATAATTTCAATCCCTAAGCTATTTGCCTTAATACATAGCTCTTTAAATAATTCATTTGTTCCAAAGGAGGAATCAACTTTATGATAGTCACCAGTATCATACTTGTGGTTACTTGGTGCTTCAAAAATCGGATTTAAATAAATAATCGAAACACCTAACTCCCTTAAGTAAGCAAGTTTTTTAATAACCCCTAATAAATTACCACCGAAGATATCCCAGCGTACTACGCGATTGCTATCACAATCTCGGATATAATAGGGCGTGTTGTCCCAATGGGCGTGAATTAAGCTTTCTTTTTTAGGGTTGTCAATTGTTTTATCTTCATTGCCGTTATAAAAACGGTCAACGAATATTTGATAGATAATAGCATCTTTATACCAATTTGGAGATTTTGCCACTGGCTCAAATACAGTAATTTGATATGTTGGCGGTATATGTGAATATATTTCTCCTACACCAGTCCTACCCGAACTGTGTTTTCCGTAATAGTAGGTTTGCTGTAATTCTTTTATTATGAAGTAATACCACATGAGTGTTGCTTTGTCAGGTGCTTTAATATTAATTTCATATATACTTAAATTGTCTTCTTCGTCGATACACGTAAGCTCATATTGATTATCCCCTAACCCTTCAATATGCAAGCTGATTAAAACTGCGGACACCTGTATATTTGTGGCAATTTTAATTCTCAATCTAACATGTTGACAACAGGGAACTGCCCCAAACGGCATGCGATCATTTTCATCATAAGAATTATGCATAATTGCTGTGGTCATCGTTTAACGAATCCTCCATATTTCACTTGCATATTCTTTAATCGTTCTGTCACTAGAGAACTTACCAGACTGTGCAATATTCTCAATAGCCATCTGCGTCCATTTATTCTGATTCATATATGCCTGGCCTGCCTTTAGTTGGGCATCAACATAAGGAATGAAATCTTTCAGAACAAAGTATTCATCATTATCTATTAACAGTGAATCATAGATATCCTTAAAATCTCCAGCCTGTTGAGCAACCTCTCCTGTTATTAACTGTTCCATAACTTTTCTTATTCTTGGGTGCGTATTATACATATCCCAGGAGCTATATCCACCAACCTGATGGTAGTTTAATACTTCATTTGGAGTCAGCCCAAAAATAAATATATTGTCATCTCCCACCGCTTCTTCAATCTCAATATTTGCACCATCTAATGTTCCTAATGTAATAGCCCCATTCATCATAAACTTCATGTTACCTGTTCCAGAGGCTTCTTTACTTGCAGTGGATATTTGCTCACTGATATCTGTTGCAGGAATAATAACTTCAGCCATTGAGACTCGGTAGTTTTCTAAGAATACAACTTTTAGTTTGTCATTTATATATTTGTCATTATTAATTATCGACGCTACGGTATTAATGAGCTTAATTACTTTTTTAGCGAAATGGTAGCTCGGGGCTGCCTTTGCACCGAAAATAAATGTTCTTGGCGGCATATCAATAGTCGGATCTTCCTTCAAACGATTATATAAATCCATAATGTGAAGTACATTTAATACTTGACGTTTATATGCATGTAATCTTTTAATTTGTACGTCAAATATGGAGCCGACATCTACCGTAAGTCCACATTCCTTAGATATAATTTTAGCCAAATTTAATTTGTTATTGTGCTTTATGCTTCTAATCTGTTCTTGGAAGCTAGCGTCTTTTACGTATTTTGATAACTGTTGCAATTCAGTAGGATTTTTAATCCAATCACTGCCAATTAATTCTGTTATCACGTTGGCTAGTAATGGATTTGCTCTCAACAACCAACGACGATGTGTTATCCCGTTAGTCTTATTATTAAACTTTTCAGGGAAATATTGATAAAAATGCTTCATTTCCCGTTTCTTTATAATCTCTGTATGAACTTGTGCAACCCCATTAACACTATAGCTTCCTACTATCGCCAAATTCGCCATTCTAACTACGCCATCTCGAATTATCTCGACGCTGCGTAATAGCTCCCAATTGCCAGGATTATCTGCCCATACTTGTTGACAAAAACGTCTATTAATCTCCTCGATAATCATAAAGACCCTAGGCAACAACGATCTCATTAAATCAACTGGCCATGTCTCCAATGCTTCAGCTAAGGTTGTGTGATTCGTGTAAGAAATAGTTTTTGTCATAATTTCCCAAGCATCATCCCAAGATAATAACTCATCATCTAATAATATTCTCATTAACTCAGGGACCGCTAATACAGGATGTGTATCATTAACGTGAATCGCAACATTTTCAGGTAAACTGTACACATCGTGATGATGTTTTTTATGATTGTGAAGTATGCTTTGGATACCTGCACTTACCAGGAAATATTGTTGCTTCAGCCTTAAAGTTCGTCCTTCAATATGGCTATCATCAGGGTAAAGAAATTCCGTGATTGCTTCAGTAGATCGTTTATACTCAATAATTTTTCTTTGGTCATGGGTACTTATTGAATATGCATCAAAATTACCGATGATTGTCTCAGCGCTCCATAGCCTTAATGTATTTACCACTTCGTTTTTATACCCTACCACAGGCATATCATACGGTACTGCTAATACCTTTTCGTAGTTATGGTGTAGGAAGCTTAACCTTCCGTCAACTTGCTCAGTAGTCACGTAGCCACCAAATTTAACTTCCACAGCTTTATCAGATTTGCGAATCTCCCATACATTGCCTTCTTTAAGCCAGTTATCTGGAAGCTCAACCTGGTAACCATTGATAATTTTTTGTTCAAATAATCCATATTTATATCTTATTCCACAGCCATGCCCTGGTAGTTCTAACGATGCTAGGGAGTCTAAAAAGCAAGCCGCTAATCTTCCTAGTCCACCATTTCCTAACCCCGCATCAGGCTCAGCTTCTTCGATATCATCTAAATCTATGCCTAGCTCTAATAGCCCTTCCTTGCAGACATTATATATATCTAAATTTAGTAAATTACTTCCCATTAAGCGTCCTAATAAAAACTCTAGTGAAAAATAGTATACTTGCTTAACACCAGATTTTTTATAGCTTGCATTTGTGTTTATCCAATTTTCACTGATATACTCCCTTACTAGACTACCTAGAGTCTTATATATTTCCTGTGTCGTTGCCTCTTGTACCTCTGTTCCATGGAGTGCCACTAATCGTTTTTGAAATACTTGTTTAAATTCTTCTTTATTTGTTAACATCTATAGCACTCCCTCCTATAAGCTCACTATATAGATTTAGATATTCTTTAGCAGCTGCTTCCCAGCTAAAATCACTGTCCATAGCATTTTTAATGAGTTTGTTCCAGTGTTTTTTATCCTGATAAAGACTAACAGCCCTTTGAATTGTATAAAGCATATCGTGTGCATTGTAATTTATAAATGAGAACCCATTCCCAGTATTACTAATTTCATCGTAGCCTTTAATAGTATCCTTTAGTCCTCCAGTTTCTCTTACGATTGGAATTGTTCCATATCTTAGGGAAATCAATTGACTTAAGCCGCATGGTTCAAATTTGGACGGCATTAAGAACATATCAGAGCCTGCATATACCTTTCTTGCTAAACCTTCATCAAACTTAATTAAGGCCTTTACTTGATTTGGGTATTGCTCGTCAGCTTTACGGAATAGTTGCTCGTATTCTTCTTCGCCTGTTCCTAATATAACCAACTGAATTCCTTCAGCTAAAAGCTCATCAAAGACACCTTGAACTAAATCTAATCCTTTTTGCGATGTTAACCTAGAAATAATAGCTAATACTGGAATGTCTTTATCAACAGGCAATCCTAGATAGTTTTGCAACGCTTCTTTGTTTGTAAGTTTTTTATCGGGTGAAGTGCTATCGTATTGATAGAAAATTTGACTGTCGGTACTGGAATTATATAGTTCATAGTCAATACCATTAATAATTCCGATAATACGACCCTGTCTTCTAAGTACACCTTCTAAATTCTCGCCAAAGTACGAATAGGTAATTTCCTCCGCGTATGTTTTACTAACAGTTGTAACAATATCTGAATAAATTATGCCACCCTTAAGATAATTGACATTACCGTAAAACTCTAAACTCTCCGAAGTAAAGTGTTCTGATCCTAAAGATAATAAATCACCCAAAATTTCCCGAGGGTATATTCCCTGAAATTTCAGGTTGTGAATCGTTAACACAGTTTTTATATTTTCATACAATTGTTTCTGTGAATATTGAGTCTTTAGAAATACACTAATAAGTGCAGTTTGCCAATCATGACAATGAATAACATCAGGCTGATAGTCTAAATAAGGTATTGCCTCAAGTACAGCTCGCGAGAAAAAGGCAAACCTTTCAGCCTCATCATAAAAACCGTAGAGTTTATCGCGATTAAAATAGTACTTATTATCAATAAAATAAAAATGAACCCCATTATAAATTAACTCTTCAATACCACAATACTGTTCCCGCCAACCAACCTTAACAGTAATTGAAGTTTTATACTGTATTTTATCAACAAATTCCTCCGAAATAGCTCCGTACTTTGGTAATATGACCCTAACATTAACTTTATTACTATGTAATTCTTTAGGCAAAGAACCTACTACATCTGCTAAACCACCAGTTTTAGCAAATGGAACCGCTTCTGATGCGGCCATAAGTATATTCATAATTACCAAGTCTCCCCTCATAATGAGTAGTTATATAACCATGCGGCGCGCTACTACATTCGGATTGCCATCCTCATTTTTCAAAATTGCCCCCTTAGAGACAAATACTTCTTTATCTAGTATTACGTTCTCCAATACTGCATTCTCACTAATTTCACAGCGTTGCATAATGATACAATTTTTTATCTTAGCTCCTTTATGCACCTTTACACCACGGAATACAATGCTATTATTGATTTCTCCCTCAACTAAACAACCGTTAGCTATTAGTGAATTACAAACATCTGCATCCTTTAGATACTTCACAGGTGGTTCGTCTTTAATTTTCGTAAATATTTTTCCTGGTAGGTTAAATAGCTGATTTCTCGTTTCTGAATTGAGTAGTTGCATACTGTGATGATAGTAGTCTTTAATTGAAAAAATAGGTGCGACGTACCCAGTAAATTTATAGGCCGCTATTTTAAACAGATTAATATTTTTTATAATTGAATGGTTAATTAAATCAGTATGCCCCTTAATCATAGATGATTCAATTAATTCGATAAGGAATGTCCTTTTCATCACATACATATTTAAAGATATAATCGTATCTTCGCTACCACCAGCATCACGCCCATCCACATCAGACATAGATTTTATAAAGCCTTCATCATCACATCTAATAGCTTTACAATAGTTATTCCAAGTATCTGATGCTATTTGTTTTCTATTAGCACATACCACTGTAACATCTGCATTATTTTGCATATGGTATTTCAACACATCACGATAATCTATGTTTAATAGAATATTACTTTCGGTTATGATTACATATTCCTGATTACTTCGATAGAAGTAATCTAGATGCCAGTAGAAATTCTTTATATCACCCTTCATACCAGGGAAATTGTTGTAGTCAGCAGGCGGCAATAAAAATAGTCCATCTCGCTTTCGGTTCAGGTCCCACGCTTTTCCGTTTTTAACATGATCCATCAGCGAAGTGTATTTTTTATTTGCCAGTATGGCTACATTTGTTATATCAGAGTTAATCATGCTTGATAATGGAAAATCAATAAATCGGTACCTACCTCCAAAGGGGACAGATGCATTACAGCGAAATATAGTTAGATCCTGTAGCTCTTTGCAGTCATTTGCTAGGTTAATTACACCCATTATGTTACTCATATAGCAGCACCACCATCTATTGTTTTTTCATTTTCATTGCTTGTTTGATTATTATCCTTGCTAGTTTTATCATTCTGCTTGCTTAAGACGGAGTTGTTATCTATCACACTAATTTCATCACAGTCTATATTGCCAATCTGTACTCCGTCTTCAATAACAGATCCTTCGCCTATGATTGCTTTATAAATTGAGACATTCCTGCCAATTTTAACATTTGGCATAATAATAGACTCTTTAATAGAGCTTTGCGACCCAACCTCTACACCATAAAAAAGAACTGAACGGTGAATATTTCCTTCTACAACACAGCCCTCATTGATTAAACAACTAGAAACCTTAGCAGATGGTGCAATATACTGAGGTGGCTGGTTAGGATTTACAGAGTATATCTTCCAAGACGAATCATACAAATCTAAATCTGGATTTTCCTCGAGTAAATCCATATTCGCTTGCCACAGACTACTAATCGTACCAACATCTTTCCAATAGCCCTGGAACGGATATGCATACAAATTACAATCGTTGTTGAGCATTTTAGGAATAACATCTTTACCAAAGTCATTACTTGAATTTTCGTTCTGTTCGTCCAGTATTAAATACTCCTTTAAGAGCTTCCAATTAAAAATGTAAATTCCCATAGATGCCAAATTACTTTTAGCATTAGCAGGCTTTTCTTCAAATTCCGTAATCTTATAATCTTCTGAGGTGTTCATAATACCAAACCTTGAAGTCTCCTCCCAGGGTACCTCTATTACCGATATTGTAATA from Desulfuribacillus alkaliarsenatis carries:
- a CDS encoding MFS transporter: MMLFIYFVIVVSFIDTMAQLPILSPFVSSLGASALLIGIIMGAYSFSNMLGNLGAGLVIDQFGRKVGIVGGMLVAGVAVMLYAWVTEPTQLLWLRILHGIGGAILIPAAFTYAGDLASSRTSSTAKSMGYAGAAVGIAALLGPMLAGIGKERFGYESVFLAIGSILVVTAILAFIFLKETYSRKESNLQKLTVEEFKRLLYCNKLKIAYLSGFSLMFSMGVLAYAFPLNLESIGFTSKETGLLFSVFSIVAIIVFLLPVNRLSDYYGRYVPLAIGFFVITITLTLLPFAKEIYQFIMLMIFYGCGFGLIFPAMTAIIVDETDTNCRGTTFGIFYAAFSLGVFLGPIVGGMSVQFYFEPFWSASIIFIFVQWLFYNIKRKISKT
- a CDS encoding DUF418 domain-containing protein, which encodes MEQLTPIEANRRIASLDILRGFALLGILMVNMIYFNTPIVYYYVIGEIPWESPLDRWAYYGIQLLAEGKFYTMFSFLFGVGFVIFMERAQEKHKKAGLLFARRLFFLLLFGLIHAFFFWYGDILIMYALIGFLLLAFFNRKPKTMLVWAITLLILSIVIMGLLFIASMAYANMDMAEYNAQNQMFLAQMYEQIESSYFAYSEGSYADIMQQRITDLSFVFTYAIFGVPMILPMFLMGAYVGKRKIISNVSVNLGLIKKIWLWSLIFGLPMTIMKVYSQAQASFELITVYNFTNQVGMVIGDPALSIFYMTSILLLLQKETWQRLLRPFASVGRMALSNYILQTLICTTIFYSYGLGMYGNVGPAVGILIAIAIYITQVKLSVIWFNKYKYGPLEWIWRWLTYGNVIRQK
- a CDS encoding chemotaxis protein CheA, with the translated sequence MDTNQYLDMFIDESKEHLQAINDNLLELEKNPKDIDIVKNVFRSAHTIKGMSATMGFEDIANLTHELENVLDQVRNEITEITPEIMDVIFQSVDLLEGMVYSIIEGSDGKANVAPLVEQLKAIASGQQPTAKETKQATSTDNKSDGNVDGSYGHLLDEYQKTVILQSQSTGHNALHISISLSKDCMLKAARVFMIFDALEGLGEVILADPAVEDLEDEKFDLSFELVFLTAESKDLIKGKLVNISEVAEVEIKNIDLTISSEDEDIKADVEPTVSESALDSSKQEQKQPTEKNQAAMKTKPISSKTIRVDIERLDVLMNLFSELVIDRGRLEQIARELGHSELVESVEHMSRISGDLQNLILNMRMVPIEQVFNRFPRMIRDLSKDLNKKVELDIKGADTELDRTVIDEIGDPLVHLLRNSLDHGLESPEERIKKGKPETGKIQLHAYHSGNHVFIEIIDDGNGLDRQKILNKAIERGLLTEEQGNQMSDQQVFMLLFQSGFSTAKVVTDVSGRGVGLDVVRSKIEALSGQVHIESKLGEYTKFQIELPLTLSIIQSMLIRISDEKYAIPLSSIIETAVFSKKDIYLVQGQQVIDFRGHIVPLVSLEKVFAIPRADEVEDDEVSVIVVKKGDKMAGLIVDDFIGQQEIVLKNLGTYLPNVFAISGATILGDGQVALIIDCNALIQ
- a CDS encoding ATP-binding protein — encoded protein: MELYSFQIDSCLQKADILKSEIREILIYHYDEKEVEAFLFCFHELLNNAIEHGNQLDKSKKVFVKVEISGSTTKFTIEDQGEGFNWRERLQRELDIYSFEERGRGIIMTKMMCDDILYNKSGNRVVCIKSFQEN